One Shewanella sp. MR-4 DNA window includes the following coding sequences:
- the scpB gene encoding SMC-Scp complex subunit ScpB, which produces MQINPIQLKQLIEASLFVLGKPLSVKMLKETVLADFSVSRDKIKAALEELQQDYQERGVQLVKVAGGYRFQTLEVLSPFLQPLWQEKAPKYSRATLETLAVIAYRQPVTRGDIEQVRGVAISSHIIKSLSDRHWIKVVGHKEVPGRPALYATTLEFLAYFGLDTLADLPALTDTESLQAVFSGLKVTPEQSEEQDTNE; this is translated from the coding sequence ATGCAGATAAATCCAATTCAATTAAAACAGCTTATTGAAGCGAGTCTGTTTGTATTGGGGAAACCCTTGTCGGTGAAAATGTTGAAAGAAACCGTGTTGGCGGATTTCAGCGTTTCCAGAGACAAAATCAAAGCCGCATTGGAAGAGTTGCAGCAGGATTATCAGGAACGGGGTGTTCAACTTGTGAAAGTGGCTGGGGGTTATCGCTTCCAGACCTTGGAAGTCCTGAGTCCTTTTTTGCAGCCCCTGTGGCAGGAAAAAGCACCTAAGTATTCGCGGGCAACATTAGAGACCTTGGCGGTGATCGCCTATCGTCAACCCGTGACCCGTGGCGATATTGAGCAGGTGCGTGGTGTGGCCATTAGTAGCCATATCATTAAAAGTTTGTCAGATAGACATTGGATTAAAGTCGTTGGCCACAAAGAAGTCCCGGGGAGACCCGCACTCTACGCCACGACCTTAGAATTTTTAGCCTATTTTGGCTTAGATACCCTAGCGGATTTACCTGCGCTTACGGATACTGAGTCATTGCAGGCGGTATTTTCAGGTTTGAAAGTAACGCCTGAACAGTCAGAAGAGCAAGATACTAATGAGTGA
- the rluB gene encoding 23S rRNA pseudouridine(2605) synthase RluB, translating to MSEKLQKVLARAGHGSRREMEAWIAAGRVSIDGVIANLGDRIEADAKVRIDGRAISLKSADDVICRVLAYHKPEGEICSRKDPEGRPTVFDRLPKVRDSRWVAVGRLDINTSGLLLFTSDGELANRLMHPSNEVEREYAVRTFGEVPEAAVQRLRTGVMLEDGMAQFDAIKAAGGEGMNQWWHVCLREGRNREVRRLWESQEVQVSRLIRVRYGMVELPKSLPRGGWVELPIEQVNYLRQLAGLEPETRTMLAADKHSVARAQVKSAKIRRAVRKHKVTATPKAKPTRQRS from the coding sequence ATGAGTGAAAAATTGCAGAAAGTCTTGGCCCGTGCAGGCCATGGCTCCCGTCGTGAGATGGAGGCATGGATTGCTGCAGGTCGAGTTAGTATTGATGGCGTAATTGCCAATCTTGGCGACCGTATCGAAGCCGATGCCAAAGTACGTATCGACGGTCGAGCCATATCGCTTAAGTCCGCCGATGATGTGATTTGCCGCGTGCTCGCCTATCACAAACCCGAAGGTGAGATTTGTAGCCGTAAAGACCCTGAAGGTCGTCCAACCGTGTTTGACCGTTTGCCGAAGGTGCGTGATTCGCGCTGGGTTGCGGTAGGGCGTCTGGATATTAACACTTCAGGCTTATTGCTGTTTACCTCAGACGGTGAACTCGCTAACCGCTTGATGCACCCTTCTAACGAAGTTGAACGTGAATACGCGGTACGTACCTTTGGTGAAGTACCAGAGGCTGCGGTACAACGTCTGCGTACCGGCGTAATGTTAGAAGACGGTATGGCACAGTTCGATGCCATTAAAGCCGCAGGCGGCGAGGGTATGAACCAATGGTGGCACGTATGTCTACGTGAAGGCCGTAACCGCGAAGTGCGTCGTTTATGGGAATCCCAAGAGGTGCAAGTAAGCCGTCTTATCCGTGTGCGTTACGGTATGGTGGAATTGCCTAAATCGCTGCCTCGTGGTGGCTGGGTTGAATTGCCTATTGAGCAAGTTAACTACCTGCGCCAATTAGCGGGTCTTGAACCTGAAACTCGTACTATGCTGGCCGCCGATAAACACAGCGTGGCCCGTGCTCAGGTGAAGAGTGCAAAAATTCGCCGCGCCGTACGCAAGCATAAAGTGACAGCGACGCCTAAGGCTAAGCCAACACGTCAGCGTAGTTAA
- a CDS encoding segregation and condensation protein A: MQGTQQSLPLAVVRGQAMTEMPQDLFIPPEALEVFLESFEGPLDLLLYLIRKQKLDVVDLPISQITAQYLEYIAMLTQARIELASDYLVMAATLAEIKSRLLLPRMVAEDEVEEDPRAQLIRQLKAYEVIKEASQKIDDLPRLERDVFQATAAPSPNIKPLVIPPDVSLFEIARAFGEVLKRIDANEDHHVKREQLSTRERMSQILAMLNSETFTPFERLFSVEEGRAGVVVTFLALMELVKELLVELYQTEPFSTIYVKAY, from the coding sequence ATGCAGGGCACGCAACAAAGTTTACCCTTAGCCGTTGTTCGCGGTCAGGCGATGACCGAAATGCCACAGGATTTGTTTATTCCACCTGAGGCGTTAGAAGTGTTTTTAGAGTCCTTCGAAGGGCCGCTCGACTTACTTTTGTATCTGATCCGTAAGCAAAAATTAGATGTTGTCGATTTACCCATTTCGCAGATCACCGCGCAATATTTAGAATATATCGCGATGCTCACTCAGGCGCGTATCGAACTGGCCTCGGATTATCTGGTCATGGCGGCAACACTGGCTGAGATTAAATCCCGTCTGCTGCTGCCGCGTATGGTGGCGGAAGATGAAGTGGAGGAAGATCCACGGGCCCAGTTGATCCGTCAATTGAAGGCCTATGAGGTAATCAAAGAAGCCTCGCAAAAAATTGATGATTTACCTCGGCTTGAACGCGATGTGTTCCAAGCAACCGCGGCACCTTCACCGAATATTAAACCTTTGGTGATCCCGCCTGATGTATCGTTATTTGAAATCGCCCGCGCCTTTGGCGAAGTGCTCAAACGTATCGATGCCAACGAAGATCATCATGTTAAGCGTGAACAGTTATCGACCCGCGAGCGCATGAGCCAAATTTTAGCCATGCTTAATAGCGAGACGTTTACGCCCTTTGAGCGTTTATTCAGTGTCGAAGAAGGCCGCGCCGGTGTGGTGGTGACCTTTTTAGCGCTGATGGAATTGGTCAAAGAATTATTAGTGGAATTGTACCAAACAGAGCCGTTTTCAACTATTTACGTAAAGGCCTATTAA
- the trpD gene encoding anthranilate phosphoribosyltransferase: MSATSIQPLLDILFQGKALTREQTASLFSTLIQGEMNEAVMAGMLMALKIRGETIAEISGAADAMRAAAKPFPYPSSMRTEGIIDIVGTGGDGFNTINISTTAAFVAAAAGAKVAKHGNRSVSSKSGSSDLLAQFGIDLTMSPELASRCLESLNLCFLFAPHYHGGVKHAVPVRQALKTRTIFNVLGPLINPARPEFMLLGVYSPELVTPIARVLQALGTQRAMVVHGSGLDEVALHGSTQVAELKDGEIIEYQLTPADFGVPQAQMSELEGGEPAQNAQITQSILQGQGSDAHTHAVAINAGCALYLCGLSDSVKAGTALALNTIKSGKAFELLNQLAKVSSEAQE; the protein is encoded by the coding sequence ATGAGCGCAACATCGATTCAGCCCCTGCTCGATATCTTGTTTCAGGGTAAGGCATTAACGCGCGAGCAAACCGCCAGTCTCTTTAGCACCCTTATTCAAGGTGAAATGAATGAAGCCGTGATGGCAGGCATGTTAATGGCCCTTAAAATTCGCGGTGAAACCATTGCCGAAATCAGTGGCGCCGCCGATGCGATGCGCGCCGCGGCAAAGCCTTTCCCTTATCCCTCATCTATGCGGACTGAAGGGATTATCGATATCGTCGGCACGGGTGGCGATGGTTTTAATACCATTAATATCTCCACCACAGCTGCCTTTGTCGCCGCAGCCGCTGGTGCAAAAGTGGCGAAACACGGTAATCGCTCCGTATCAAGCAAATCGGGCTCTTCGGATTTACTCGCCCAATTTGGCATTGATTTAACCATGTCACCCGAGCTGGCGAGCCGCTGCCTCGAATCACTCAATCTGTGTTTCCTGTTTGCGCCCCACTACCATGGCGGTGTCAAACATGCGGTGCCCGTGCGCCAAGCGCTGAAAACTCGCACCATATTCAATGTGTTAGGGCCATTGATTAACCCTGCACGCCCAGAATTTATGCTGCTTGGGGTCTATAGCCCAGAGCTGGTGACGCCCATCGCCCGCGTACTGCAAGCCCTTGGCACGCAAAGAGCCATGGTGGTGCACGGCAGTGGTTTAGATGAAGTGGCGCTCCATGGCAGTACACAGGTCGCCGAACTCAAAGATGGTGAGATTATTGAATATCAATTAACGCCTGCGGATTTTGGTGTGCCGCAGGCCCAAATGAGTGAGCTTGAAGGGGGCGAACCTGCACAAAACGCCCAAATCACGCAATCTATTTTGCAAGGACAAGGCAGCGATGCCCACACCCATGCGGTTGCCATCAATGCCGGTTGTGCCTTATATCTGTGTGGCCTATCGGACTCAGTCAAAGCCGGCACCGCCCTTGCGCTCAACACCATAAAAAGCGGCAAAGCCTTTGAATTACTGAATCAACTCGCTAAAGTCAGCAGCGAGGCACAGGAATAA
- a CDS encoding anthranilate synthase component 1, whose amino-acid sequence MTLKTFNQVNQVDGENVASSQQTFARSHTLKAALAYHSDPLRLYQHITQDAPHTMLLESAEIDSKENLKSMVMTHAALMIRCDGYRLRFSALSDNGISLLSPIEQFFTARASQTLCQRDGHNLVVTLQKDTELKDEDARLKSTSPLDGLRLFVKHIDCGAHTDSQSKPAFEDLFLGGVLAYDLIDTVEPLPEAPNGANDCPDYLFYLAETLILIDHKQKHAELITHHFSEGTEKHSVVTQALAERAENIRAQCEALAKSATPAPALVGITATEQVNVSDEDFKQTVIDLKEHIIAGDIFQVVPSRSFSLPCPNTLGAYRALRLTNPSPYMFYFRGHDFTLLGASPESALKYEASNNQVEVYPIAGTRKRGKTASGEIDFDLDSRIELELRLDKKELSEHLMLVDLARNDIARISQSGSRKVAELLKVDRYSHVMHLVSRVTGQLRQDLDALHAYQACMNMGTLVGAPKVRASQLVRQAEKTRRGSYGGAVGYLNALGDMDTCIVIRSAFVKNGVAHIQAGAGVVFDSDPQSEADETRQKAQAVISAIKMGAGLDKSHQATATTTTEQPR is encoded by the coding sequence ATGACCCTAAAGACATTTAATCAGGTTAACCAAGTTGATGGCGAAAATGTTGCCTCGTCTCAACAGACATTCGCACGTTCACATACGCTCAAGGCTGCGCTGGCATACCATAGCGACCCACTGCGTCTGTACCAGCACATCACTCAAGATGCGCCCCATACCATGTTGTTAGAATCGGCGGAAATCGACAGCAAGGAAAATCTTAAGAGCATGGTGATGACCCATGCGGCGCTGATGATCCGCTGCGACGGTTATCGTTTACGCTTTAGCGCACTGAGTGACAATGGCATCAGTTTACTCTCCCCCATCGAGCAATTTTTTACTGCTCGCGCAAGCCAAACTCTATGCCAACGCGATGGCCACAACTTAGTGGTCACGCTGCAAAAGGATACCGAGCTTAAGGATGAAGATGCGCGCTTAAAATCCACCTCACCCCTCGATGGTTTGCGCTTGTTTGTAAAGCATATCGACTGCGGCGCTCATACTGACAGCCAATCCAAGCCAGCATTCGAAGACTTATTTTTAGGTGGCGTGCTCGCCTACGATTTGATTGATACCGTCGAGCCACTGCCTGAAGCACCAAATGGTGCAAATGATTGTCCTGATTATTTATTTTATCTCGCCGAAACCTTAATTCTTATCGATCACAAGCAAAAGCACGCCGAGCTAATCACCCACCACTTCAGTGAAGGCACAGAAAAGCATTCCGTTGTGACCCAAGCCTTAGCCGAGCGAGCAGAGAATATCCGCGCCCAATGTGAAGCCTTAGCCAAGAGTGCAACACCTGCACCCGCCCTCGTTGGCATAACGGCCACAGAGCAAGTGAATGTCAGTGATGAGGACTTCAAGCAAACTGTTATCGATTTGAAAGAACACATTATTGCCGGCGACATCTTCCAAGTCGTGCCTTCACGCAGCTTTAGCCTGCCCTGCCCCAATACCTTAGGCGCTTACCGCGCGCTGCGATTAACCAACCCCAGCCCCTATATGTTTTATTTCAGGGGCCATGACTTCACCCTTTTGGGCGCCTCGCCCGAGAGCGCGCTGAAATATGAAGCCAGCAACAATCAAGTCGAAGTCTACCCGATTGCAGGCACCCGTAAGCGCGGCAAAACCGCCAGCGGCGAGATTGATTTCGACCTCGATAGCCGTATCGAACTCGAATTGCGTTTGGATAAAAAAGAGCTTTCCGAACACTTAATGTTGGTCGATTTAGCCCGTAACGATATTGCCCGAATCAGCCAAAGCGGCAGTCGCAAAGTGGCCGAGTTACTTAAAGTCGACCGTTATTCCCACGTGATGCACTTAGTCAGCCGCGTCACAGGTCAACTACGCCAAGACTTAGATGCACTCCACGCCTACCAAGCCTGCATGAATATGGGCACGCTAGTTGGCGCCCCGAAAGTGCGCGCCTCGCAACTCGTACGTCAGGCAGAAAAGACCCGCCGAGGCAGCTATGGTGGCGCAGTGGGTTACCTCAACGCCCTTGGGGATATGGACACCTGTATTGTTATCCGCTCCGCCTTTGTGAAAAACGGCGTGGCCCATATCCAAGCGGGTGCTGGCGTAGTGTTTGATTCCGATCCCCAGAGTGAAGCCGATGAAACGCGCCAAAAGGCGCAGGCGGTGATTTCTGCCATCAAGATGGGCGCTGGCTTAGATAAAAGCCATCAAGCAACTGCGACTACGACGACTGAACAACCAAGATAA
- a CDS encoding YciK family oxidoreductase: MLEYQAAKDLLKGKTILVTGAGAGIGRAAAIEFAKHGATVILLGKTVKKLEAVYDVIEQAGYPTPAIVPLDLKGATEQNYRDMAETIGEQFGHLDGLLHNASLLGALGPFEHIDIPSLEDVLKVNVTSQVMLTKALLPIMRQAPSASIIFTSSSVGRQGRAYWGPYAFSKFATEGMMQVLAHECDGTSVRVNSINPGATRTEMRAKAYPAENPLALKTAEEIMPTYLYLMGQDSSEINGQQFNAQ, from the coding sequence ATGTTGGAATATCAAGCAGCAAAAGATTTACTCAAAGGTAAAACCATACTGGTGACAGGCGCTGGCGCAGGTATCGGTCGCGCGGCGGCCATTGAATTTGCCAAACACGGTGCCACCGTGATTTTACTCGGTAAAACCGTCAAAAAACTCGAAGCCGTATACGACGTTATCGAACAGGCGGGTTACCCAACTCCTGCGATCGTGCCGTTAGATTTAAAAGGTGCGACCGAGCAAAACTACCGCGATATGGCCGAAACCATTGGCGAGCAGTTTGGTCACTTAGATGGTTTGCTGCACAACGCCAGTTTACTCGGCGCTTTAGGCCCGTTTGAACACATCGATATTCCATCACTCGAAGATGTACTTAAAGTCAACGTCACTTCACAGGTCATGCTGACTAAGGCCCTGTTGCCGATTATGCGCCAAGCACCCAGCGCCTCGATTATCTTTACCTCAAGCAGTGTTGGCCGTCAGGGCCGCGCCTACTGGGGGCCCTATGCCTTCTCTAAATTTGCCACCGAAGGCATGATGCAAGTGCTCGCCCACGAATGTGATGGCACGTCTGTACGCGTTAATAGCATTAACCCAGGCGCGACTCGCACCGAAATGCGTGCTAAAGCATACCCTGCCGAAAATCCATTAGCTTTAAAAACGGCCGAAGAAATCATGCCAACATACCTCTATTTAATGGGGCAAGATTCTAGCGAAATTAACGGTCAGCAATTTAACGCTCAATAA
- a CDS encoding VolA/Pla-1 family phospholipase: MKRLILCVAIASALGLTGCGEDSYNELKDKTDPLIPESHMVFDPANAKVPLPNDLLFSGTTDGTLSIPGESSGNYVDPQIALGALDGWSTTSPISIDLELAKDHDGTQLTLMAASVAQPGAVRMFEATVGGPLSSDPECTTKPSVSACKVGDELQFGVDFVSMASGNKVVIVPLKPLKAGQSYIYATTKLIQDSEERGIAPSTTYGTLKMDINTLPLETPDQLMLQTLINSYEKGMAAAHNVDTSTITYSGLFTTQSVANVYETTKLLMAQGAPYAPSFAQMPTPAGYTVAQAAGLTPADGAAYVVSNLADVYTAKIKLPIYGDCSSVSCLSSAGQPLINGRWKAQGDSPVSVLLALQAGTLSQTNFGMQAVANGIANPADALANPSLMAGKTWLLDDGTAADKTKHLTKFNPIPAIKGYETVPVLISMPNATKLAAFYQQQGLTFTPPTSGWPTTIALHGLGGGKEMSLAYAGSYAAMGVATVAIDMPLHGARSFDANGDGVYEVSATDPSFGNVIGTPDAFKNGNPLVFVNISSTLSVRDNFRQATMDHLGVRLALTGLAQGLAQANQPQVFDISKISAQGLSLGAIVGTDFATYASTGMKNPSTGEALPNPYAINAVSLAAPAGGLAGAFAGSATFGPVLFSNVTASATFQALVDKANTAGYEPGSPEYAALVQGVYAQFIPTFAFAVQTAVDSADPVNHAGMLKATGLPVHLIEIAGDGNGNLADQVLPNRVDNFPLSGTEPLISAIGLPCVDATTKGSGAVRFAKGHHSSIVDPSEKSSTDGMAAAATVEMQTQVATYASTAGKGEATIFVTDPSVISTCSN, encoded by the coding sequence ATGAAAAGACTCATTTTGTGTGTTGCGATTGCATCAGCACTGGGCCTCACAGGATGTGGAGAGGACAGTTATAACGAACTCAAGGATAAGACAGACCCGCTCATCCCTGAATCCCATATGGTGTTTGACCCCGCGAATGCTAAAGTGCCTTTGCCTAATGATTTGTTGTTTAGCGGCACTACAGACGGCACCTTATCAATCCCGGGGGAAAGTTCGGGGAACTATGTCGATCCGCAAATTGCTCTTGGTGCCTTAGATGGATGGTCAACTACATCTCCCATTTCAATCGATCTCGAACTCGCTAAAGATCACGATGGCACACAACTGACCCTGATGGCCGCATCGGTTGCCCAACCGGGCGCAGTGAGAATGTTTGAGGCCACAGTGGGTGGTCCATTGTCATCTGATCCTGAATGTACCACTAAACCGTCAGTATCTGCCTGTAAAGTCGGCGATGAATTGCAATTTGGTGTGGATTTTGTGTCGATGGCATCGGGTAACAAAGTCGTTATCGTGCCACTCAAACCGCTAAAAGCCGGCCAGTCTTATATTTATGCGACAACCAAGTTAATCCAAGATTCAGAGGAACGAGGCATTGCCCCTTCAACGACCTATGGTACGTTGAAGATGGACATCAACACCTTACCCCTAGAAACGCCTGATCAATTGATGCTGCAAACCTTGATCAACAGTTATGAAAAGGGCATGGCTGCGGCACATAATGTTGATACCTCAACCATTACCTATTCAGGCTTGTTTACCACTCAATCGGTAGCAAACGTCTATGAAACCACAAAACTCTTGATGGCGCAGGGCGCGCCTTATGCCCCAAGTTTTGCGCAAATGCCCACCCCTGCGGGTTACACTGTGGCTCAGGCTGCTGGTTTAACTCCAGCAGATGGCGCGGCGTATGTAGTATCGAATCTAGCCGATGTTTATACCGCTAAGATTAAATTGCCGATTTACGGTGACTGTTCTTCGGTCAGTTGCTTGTCATCTGCAGGTCAGCCGCTGATCAATGGCCGCTGGAAAGCCCAAGGTGATAGCCCTGTTTCGGTATTATTAGCGCTGCAAGCGGGTACCTTAAGTCAAACCAACTTTGGTATGCAGGCAGTAGCGAATGGGATTGCAAATCCTGCCGATGCCTTAGCGAATCCTTCTCTGATGGCGGGTAAAACCTGGTTGCTCGATGATGGAACGGCAGCGGATAAAACCAAGCATTTAACCAAATTTAACCCCATCCCTGCGATTAAAGGTTATGAAACGGTACCTGTACTGATTTCTATGCCAAATGCGACTAAACTCGCGGCCTTCTATCAGCAACAAGGGTTAACCTTTACCCCACCGACTTCTGGCTGGCCAACGACGATTGCGCTACATGGTTTAGGCGGCGGTAAGGAAATGTCATTAGCCTATGCGGGCAGTTATGCAGCTATGGGCGTGGCAACGGTAGCCATCGATATGCCTTTACATGGTGCTCGCTCGTTCGATGCCAATGGCGATGGGGTTTACGAAGTATCGGCAACCGATCCTTCCTTCGGTAACGTGATTGGTACGCCTGATGCCTTTAAAAATGGTAATCCACTCGTCTTCGTGAATATCTCAAGCACGCTATCGGTGCGGGATAACTTCCGTCAGGCCACCATGGATCACCTTGGCGTGCGTTTAGCCTTAACGGGGTTAGCGCAGGGGCTTGCACAGGCTAATCAACCACAAGTATTCGATATTTCCAAGATTAGCGCGCAGGGCTTAAGTTTAGGTGCGATTGTCGGTACCGACTTTGCGACTTATGCCAGCACGGGCATGAAAAATCCAAGCACGGGTGAAGCGCTACCTAACCCTTATGCCATCAATGCGGTCTCTCTGGCGGCGCCAGCGGGTGGTTTAGCGGGCGCGTTTGCTGGTTCTGCGACCTTTGGCCCAGTGCTGTTTAGCAATGTGACTGCTTCTGCAACGTTCCAAGCATTAGTGGATAAAGCCAATACTGCGGGATACGAGCCTGGCAGCCCAGAATATGCGGCATTAGTACAAGGGGTTTATGCGCAGTTTATTCCAACCTTTGCCTTTGCGGTGCAAACGGCGGTGGATTCAGCGGATCCGGTTAACCATGCAGGTATGTTAAAAGCAACGGGATTACCCGTGCACTTAATCGAAATCGCGGGTGATGGTAACGGTAACTTAGCTGACCAAGTGTTACCTAATCGCGTCGATAACTTCCCACTCTCAGGCACTGAGCCGTTGATCTCGGCAATCGGTCTGCCTTGTGTGGATGCAACCACCAAAGGTTCTGGTGCGGTGCGTTTTGCTAAGGGGCACCATAGCTCAATTGTTGACCCAAGTGAGAAGAGTTCAACGGATGGTATGGCCGCTGCGGCAACCGTTGAGATGCAGACGCAAGTGGCGACCTATGCTTCTACCGCAGGTAAAGGTGAAGCGACGATTTTCGTCACCGATCCAAGCGTGATTTCGACCTGTTCTAACTAG
- a CDS encoding aminodeoxychorismate/anthranilate synthase component II — protein sequence MKLYLLDNFDSFTYNLVDQFRSLGCEVVIYRNDVAADYIADKLLAETEPSALVLSPGPGAPHEAGSMMALIDKVAGKVPMLGICLGHQAMVEYYGGKVERAPFVVHGKASPTFHNGTGVFANLSSPLPVARYHSLVATKVPDCLEVIATTEEMPMAILHAEHRAVGFQFHPESILTTLGSTLLTQTLRFLTQDITHNTAGAQ from the coding sequence ATGAAACTCTATTTACTCGATAACTTCGACTCCTTTACCTACAACTTAGTCGACCAATTTAGAAGCCTTGGCTGTGAAGTGGTGATCTACCGTAATGATGTTGCCGCCGACTATATTGCCGACAAGCTGTTAGCGGAAACCGAGCCTAGCGCCTTAGTCTTATCGCCAGGCCCAGGTGCGCCCCATGAAGCGGGTTCCATGATGGCGCTCATTGACAAAGTCGCGGGCAAAGTGCCTATGCTTGGGATCTGTCTAGGTCATCAAGCCATGGTGGAATATTACGGCGGTAAAGTGGAGCGCGCGCCTTTTGTGGTGCACGGTAAAGCCAGCCCCACCTTCCATAATGGTACAGGTGTGTTTGCTAACTTGTCTTCGCCCTTACCTGTCGCCCGTTATCACAGCTTAGTGGCGACAAAAGTCCCCGATTGTCTTGAAGTCATTGCCACCACAGAAGAGATGCCAATGGCGATTTTGCACGCCGAGCACAGGGCGGTTGGTTTTCAGTTTCATCCAGAATCCATCTTAACCACCTTGGGCAGCACCTTGTTAACCCAAACCCTACGCTTTTTGACTCAAGACATCACCCACAATACCGCAGGAGCACAATAA
- the rnm gene encoding RNase RNM, with the protein MNTQSILADLHSHTTASDGHLSPSELVARALEKGVQLFAITDHDTVAGLSEARAFNQAQAEPLKLISGVEISTRWNSYDIHIVALNFDETHAELLRFLAHQRELREQRAEEIGHRLAKAGIEGAYEGAKKLAAGAALSRGHYARWLADNGHAVDMPSVFKRYLARGKTGYVPNNWGDMASAIEVIHNAGGLAVLAHPSGYKLSAKWLKRLVREFKEAGGDAMEVVLGQQTVDDRANLVALSVQNQLLASIGSDFHFPSNWIELGKNLYQPQGIDWVWQSGSWVERP; encoded by the coding sequence ATGAATACTCAAAGCATATTGGCTGACTTGCACAGCCACACGACCGCATCCGACGGTCATCTCTCGCCGTCCGAGCTGGTCGCCAGAGCCCTTGAAAAGGGCGTGCAGTTATTTGCAATTACCGATCACGATACGGTTGCAGGCTTAAGTGAAGCCCGCGCCTTTAATCAAGCGCAGGCCGAACCGTTAAAACTGATTTCTGGAGTTGAGATTTCAACCCGCTGGAATAGTTACGATATTCACATAGTGGCGCTCAACTTTGATGAGACCCATGCCGAGTTATTACGCTTTTTAGCACATCAGCGTGAGTTGCGTGAGCAGCGCGCCGAAGAAATCGGCCATCGCTTAGCTAAAGCGGGAATTGAAGGCGCCTATGAGGGCGCTAAAAAACTCGCCGCAGGCGCCGCCTTAAGCCGTGGTCACTATGCACGCTGGCTTGCCGATAATGGCCATGCGGTGGATATGCCAAGTGTGTTCAAACGCTATTTAGCTCGCGGTAAAACTGGCTATGTACCCAACAATTGGGGCGATATGGCCAGCGCGATTGAGGTGATCCACAACGCGGGCGGCCTCGCGGTATTGGCCCATCCGAGCGGTTATAAGCTGTCGGCCAAATGGTTAAAGCGTTTAGTGCGAGAATTTAAAGAAGCCGGCGGGGATGCCATGGAAGTGGTGCTCGGCCAACAAACGGTGGACGATAGGGCCAATTTAGTGGCGCTGAGTGTCCAAAATCAGTTGCTTGCATCGATAGGGAGTGATTTTCACTTTCCAAGCAATTGGATTGAACTAGGTAAAAATCTCTACCAGCCCCAAGGAATTGATTGGGTCTGGCAGTCGGGATCTTGGGTGGAACGACCATGA
- a CDS encoding L-threonylcarbamoyladenylate synthase, whose product MSQFFYVHEVNPQVRLISQAVAVLKSGGVIVYPTDSGYALGCMIGEKDAMTRITRIRQIEHDHNFSLMCRDLSELSTYAKVDNQAYRILKSCTPGPYTFIFKASKEVPRRLQNDKKKTIGIRVPDNVIALALLEALDAPLMSTSLVMPNSDFAESDPEHIRDLLEHQVDVILHGGYLGEKPTTVIDMSEDGFEVLREGAGDVTPFL is encoded by the coding sequence ATGAGTCAGTTTTTTTATGTACACGAAGTAAATCCACAGGTACGCCTGATCAGTCAAGCCGTGGCTGTGCTTAAGTCCGGCGGTGTGATTGTATATCCAACCGATTCGGGCTATGCCCTCGGTTGTATGATTGGCGAGAAAGACGCGATGACGCGCATTACCCGCATTCGTCAAATCGAACACGATCATAATTTCTCCTTGATGTGCCGTGACTTATCTGAGCTTTCGACCTACGCCAAGGTAGATAATCAGGCCTACCGCATCTTAAAAAGCTGCACGCCTGGACCTTACACTTTCATCTTTAAGGCGAGCAAGGAAGTACCCCGTCGTCTGCAAAACGACAAAAAGAAAACCATTGGTATCCGCGTGCCAGACAATGTGATTGCCTTGGCGCTACTCGAGGCGTTAGATGCGCCGCTGATGTCCACCAGTTTGGTGATGCCCAATAGTGATTTTGCAGAGTCAGATCCCGAGCACATTCGTGATCTGCTAGAGCATCAAGTGGATGTGATCCTGCACGGTGGCTACTTAGGTGAAAAACCGACCACAGTCATCGATATGTCGGAAGATGGTTTCGAAGTGCTGCGTGAAGGCGCGGGTGATGTTACCCCATTTCTCTAA